The Exiguobacterium mexicanum genome includes a window with the following:
- a CDS encoding HTH-type transcriptional regulator Hpr: MEHEKEFTGPEAMLYSHKIIQLSKALWKTVEKDWQNWIKPFDLNINEHHILWIAHALGGASISEIAKYGVMHVSTAFNFSKKLEDRGLLTFLKKETDKRNTYVQLTPEGEALLLETIHAFDPEENGVFRASLPLQELYGKFPDLTDITAIVRRLYGDNFMDIFAETSKMITEEAGRRPEDDEISKEA; encoded by the coding sequence ATGGAACATGAAAAAGAATTCACTGGCCCTGAGGCCATGCTCTATAGTCATAAAATCATTCAACTTAGTAAGGCATTGTGGAAGACGGTCGAGAAAGACTGGCAGAATTGGATCAAGCCGTTCGATTTGAACATTAACGAACACCATATTTTATGGATCGCTCACGCCCTCGGCGGCGCCTCGATCTCAGAGATCGCCAAATACGGGGTTATGCACGTATCGACGGCGTTCAACTTCTCGAAGAAACTCGAAGACCGCGGTTTACTCACGTTCTTGAAAAAGGAGACGGACAAACGAAACACGTACGTCCAATTGACGCCTGAAGGTGAAGCGCTCTTGCTCGAGACGATTCATGCGTTCGATCCGGAAGAGAACGGCGTCTTCCGCGCCTCCCTCCCGCTCCAAGAATTGTACGGGAAATTCCCGGACTTGACGGACATCACCGCGATCGTTCGCCGCTTGTATGGCGACAACTTCATGGACATCTTCGCTGAAACGTCGAAGATGATCACAGAAGAAGCCGGACGTCGCCCTGAGGATGACGAGATCAGTAAAGAAGCTTGA
- a CDS encoding magnesium transporter CorA family protein: protein MSWKWYTRPEEIVQVDNHYEEAYTYWLEQLTTAKVTKIIVERDYMYGSLTLDYEQLGREPQKIGHYFVTRDFLWTIGFDELYCETVAPKQYDSPIEAFYDLLSEKMDYYFHGIDEYEERLMMTQREMSGQVPPEFMNEIFGLRSEIERWSDTVVPYRELLMAGREAFLDMDLNELKAYRLAKYRVNRLLTLIEHYQEDVIAMTDLAATLSNFRGNEIMKALTVFTALTTPVVAFGAVWGMNFKQMPELEWPLGYLFAWLMIIGFTVLIYFWLKQKNWIGSLLQFPNQIRSQEKLDKQRNKRNKQN, encoded by the coding sequence ATGAGTTGGAAATGGTATACACGACCCGAAGAAATCGTACAGGTCGACAATCACTATGAGGAAGCGTACACGTATTGGCTCGAACAATTGACGACGGCGAAAGTGACAAAAATCATCGTCGAACGCGATTATATGTACGGATCGCTCACGCTCGATTATGAACAGTTGGGACGCGAACCACAAAAAATCGGGCACTATTTCGTGACCCGGGACTTTTTATGGACAATCGGATTCGATGAGCTGTATTGCGAGACAGTGGCCCCGAAGCAGTACGACTCGCCAATCGAGGCGTTCTATGACCTGCTCTCTGAAAAGATGGACTATTATTTCCACGGCATCGATGAGTATGAAGAACGCTTGATGATGACCCAACGCGAGATGAGCGGGCAAGTCCCGCCCGAATTTATGAATGAGATTTTCGGGCTCCGCAGCGAGATTGAACGATGGTCTGACACTGTCGTCCCGTACCGCGAACTGCTCATGGCCGGGCGCGAGGCGTTTCTCGACATGGACTTAAACGAATTGAAAGCGTATCGTCTCGCCAAATATCGCGTCAATCGTCTTCTAACGTTGATCGAACATTACCAAGAAGACGTCATCGCGATGACCGATTTGGCTGCGACGTTATCAAACTTCCGTGGCAACGAGATCATGAAGGCGCTCACCGTTTTCACGGCCTTGACGACGCCCGTCGTCGCGTTCGGTGCGGTCTGGGGCATGAATTTCAAACAAATGCCCGAGCTCGAGTGGCCGCTCGGCTATTTGTTCGCCTGGCTTATGATCATCGGCTTTACGGTTTTGATCTATTTCTGGTTAAAGCAAAAAAATTGGATTGGGTCGCTCCTGCAATTCCCGAATCAAATCCGTAGCCAAGAAAAGTTAGATAAACAGCGCAACAAACGAAATAAGCAAAACTAG
- a CDS encoding DUF1878 family protein, with amino-acid sequence MSLEEKINQLSFQMELLLGAVDWSERPFEHEVLKANLTRQEVVAFFALLDDIRERQNEQARYGLSSVEPLLVHFVGMLHPHLEAETILEACVRQGMALDVTEPLYRQVKLLY; translated from the coding sequence GTGTCGTTAGAAGAGAAAATCAATCAATTATCGTTTCAAATGGAACTGTTGCTCGGGGCGGTCGATTGGTCGGAGCGGCCCTTTGAACATGAGGTGCTCAAGGCGAATCTGACACGGCAAGAAGTCGTCGCGTTTTTCGCGCTGCTTGATGATATCCGAGAACGACAAAACGAGCAAGCGCGCTACGGTCTGTCGTCCGTAGAGCCTTTGCTCGTTCATTTCGTCGGCATGCTTCATCCTCATTTAGAGGCCGAGACGATTCTCGAGGCGTGCGTGCGCCAAGGAATGGCGCTAGACGTCACGGAACCGCTGTATCGGCAGGTCAAGCTTCTTTACTGA
- a CDS encoding HD domain-containing protein — MIKQSYRGLAGNGKPYLTLILCDESGEIETKVWDSADTEKYATKKIVHASGEVMDYRGRTQLKLKQISIIEGETDIAPYVRSAPVPKSELETGIRGYIDAIGHAGMRELVTALVDRNEGAYFTYPAAVRHHHAVYSGLAFHVLSMLKLAETMCDLYPQLNRDLLVSGVVLHDLAKVIELSDAITPEYTLEGKLLGHLSLMASEIEVVARELGTDREVVTLLQHLVLSHHGKPEWGSANAPQLPEAEMLFFIDNIDARMNMFEKAFEGIEPGAFTERVMALDNRAFYKPKL; from the coding sequence ATGATTAAACAATCGTATCGAGGACTCGCCGGGAACGGCAAACCATATTTGACGCTCATCCTATGCGACGAGAGCGGGGAGATTGAGACGAAAGTATGGGACAGTGCCGATACGGAAAAATATGCGACGAAAAAGATTGTCCATGCTTCCGGGGAAGTGATGGACTACCGTGGCCGGACCCAGTTGAAGTTGAAACAAATCTCCATCATCGAAGGTGAGACGGACATCGCGCCATACGTGCGCTCGGCCCCAGTGCCGAAGTCAGAACTCGAGACGGGGATTCGCGGCTATATCGATGCGATCGGACACGCGGGCATGCGTGAGCTCGTGACTGCGCTCGTCGACCGGAACGAAGGCGCTTACTTCACGTATCCGGCTGCGGTGCGACACCACCATGCGGTCTATTCGGGCCTTGCGTTCCATGTCTTGTCGATGCTGAAACTCGCTGAAACGATGTGTGACTTGTACCCGCAATTGAATCGTGATTTGCTCGTCTCAGGTGTCGTGCTCCACGACTTGGCGAAAGTGATCGAGTTGTCGGATGCGATCACGCCGGAGTATACGCTTGAAGGGAAACTGCTCGGCCACTTGTCGCTCATGGCGTCTGAAATCGAGGTCGTGGCCCGAGAACTCGGGACCGACCGCGAAGTCGTGACGTTGCTCCAACATCTCGTCCTCAGTCATCACGGGAAACCGGAGTGGGGATCGGCGAACGCGCCACAGCTCCCGGAAGCTGAGATGTTGTTCTTCATCGACAATATCGATGCCCGGATGAACATGTTCGAGAAGGCGTTCGAGGGGATCGAACCCGGAGCGTTCACTGAGCGGGTCATGGCACTCGATAACCGTGCGTTTTATAAACCGAAGCTATGA
- a CDS encoding peptidylprolyl isomerase produces MSNGMTNEPNKQNKKFSTGALVGASAIALLIGVGGTYAATNGGSSDNSEVVSFEGGEVTRGEIADMSYDRMVPQLAFQETMNELLEKEYGDKVEQDKVDEEFSKTEEQFNSKEEFEQAIQQAGMTDTDEFKEALRGQMLVDAAKSELVEVTDEDIEAQFAKENVEVKASHILVETEEEAQAIIKELNDGADFADVAKEKSTDTGSGEKGGDLGYFSAGAMVPEFEEYAFQEDVVGKVSEPVQSQFGFHVIKVMDRKEKDLKLEDEKDRIREELATEKAASVDANKIYAELIEKYNVDVKDAKASTQFDAVKDAIKASEEGTEEAPAEESTEQ; encoded by the coding sequence ATGTCAAACGGAATGACGAACGAACCGAACAAACAAAACAAGAAGTTTTCAACAGGCGCCCTCGTCGGCGCATCAGCGATTGCACTTCTCATCGGTGTCGGCGGCACATATGCGGCGACAAACGGCGGGTCTTCGGACAACTCAGAAGTTGTTTCCTTTGAAGGCGGCGAAGTGACACGCGGCGAGATCGCGGACATGAGCTACGACCGTATGGTCCCACAACTAGCTTTCCAAGAAACGATGAACGAGTTGCTTGAAAAAGAATACGGCGACAAAGTCGAACAAGACAAAGTTGACGAAGAGTTCAGCAAGACTGAAGAGCAGTTCAACTCGAAAGAAGAGTTCGAGCAAGCGATTCAACAAGCCGGTATGACTGACACGGACGAGTTCAAAGAAGCGCTCCGCGGACAAATGCTCGTCGATGCAGCGAAGTCAGAACTCGTCGAAGTGACGGACGAAGACATCGAGGCACAATTCGCGAAAGAGAACGTCGAAGTCAAAGCGAGCCACATCCTCGTTGAGACAGAAGAAGAAGCCCAAGCGATCATCAAAGAATTGAACGATGGCGCCGACTTCGCAGACGTCGCGAAAGAGAAATCGACAGACACAGGTTCTGGTGAAAAAGGTGGCGACCTCGGTTACTTCTCAGCCGGCGCCATGGTCCCAGAGTTTGAAGAATACGCGTTCCAAGAAGACGTGGTCGGAAAAGTCTCTGAGCCGGTCCAATCACAATTCGGTTTCCACGTCATCAAAGTCATGGATCGTAAAGAAAAAGATCTTAAACTCGAAGACGAGAAAGATCGCATCCGTGAAGAATTGGCAACTGAAAAAGCAGCCTCTGTCGACGCGAACAAGATCTACGCCGAGTTGATCGAGAAATATAACGTCGACGTGAAAGATGCGAAAGCTTCAACACAGTTCGACGCTGTGAAAGACGCCATCAAAGCGTCAGAAGAAGGTACAGAAGAAGCACCGGCCGAAGAATCGACCGAGCAATAA
- a CDS encoding HIT family protein: MHTEANCIFCKIVQNEIPSYKVYEDDAVVAFLDISQVTKGHTLVIPKHHARNIYELPADVARDVFQAVPSIANAIQRETGAIGMNILSNAEAIAGQTVYHFHMHLLPRYGETDGFDAKWETHQDDYSTEDMQAIAAGIKAKL; the protein is encoded by the coding sequence ATGCACACTGAAGCCAACTGTATTTTTTGTAAAATCGTCCAGAACGAGATTCCTTCTTATAAGGTATACGAGGACGACGCCGTCGTCGCGTTCCTCGATATCTCGCAGGTCACGAAAGGCCATACGCTCGTCATCCCAAAACATCACGCCCGAAACATTTATGAACTGCCAGCCGACGTCGCCCGGGACGTCTTCCAAGCCGTGCCTTCTATCGCAAACGCCATCCAGCGCGAGACGGGTGCGATCGGCATGAACATCCTATCGAACGCCGAAGCAATCGCCGGACAAACGGTTTACCATTTCCATATGCATCTGTTGCCACGCTATGGCGAGACAGATGGATTTGACGCAAAATGGGAGACGCACCAAGACGATTACTCCACTGAAGACATGCAAGCCATCGCTGCCGGCATCAAAGCGAAGCTATGA